The genomic region CTTATGATTATGAACAGATATTCACAGCAAGAAAACTGCTGAGATCAACAGAAATCAGACCTTTTTATATTCCAACAGAAATTTGTTCTCAATGCAGAAACTGACATAACTGGAAGACACAAAGGTTCACATAGTTCCACTGTATCAGGTTAAATGAAATGGCTGTTTAACAAAATGTCACTCAAATGGCATTTGATGGATTTTTAGTCAATCACCATAGgctaataagaaattaatttcaaCAATATCAGGAATAACACAATACAGAAACCCAGTCTTATTTACACAATATTCAATAATCTGCACATTCATTCCATAGCATTGTACTTAACATTAAGAGTGACTAAACATCCAACTCTAATCCATATTCACAATAACTACTCACCAATGTGTGTTTGCTATAAAGCTAACTATTACTAAAGCCCACAAAATTTTAACGTCTACAGGCACTTACATTTCCCAATGGAGCAGAGGAAGAGGACGATGAAACTGATATCCCAGAAATTGCTGAACAAGACGCCGGCCTACCTCATACAGCTGCCTACCGTGCGATGGAGCTGCGTAATGCTAGGGAGCTCCTACAGCAACCACTATCCCGCAAGCACTATTCTGTCATACCTCAGCTGTTCGTATCTTACGGTTGGGGCCCACTTGGAAAATAAAACTGGAATTTTCATCCACTCTATTCCATTCTATACTTAAATCTCCAGTGTATGTGAATGTACTTATTTAACTAATACAATCAATTTTTGGCAAGTTTGTCAACTTATTCACTGAAAtacatgtaataaaattacataGTACCTTATGTGCTTTAACAATAAAGTGTAGTTACTGTTACTATGATTGCTATATGAAATACAATGTATAATGAATGGACTATTTCTGTGACCAAATTCACACCTACGTAAATAGAAAATTAACCTCCTAATATTGCCTTACCCACAGAAAAATATTAGTTATTCAAAGTCTGTAAAAATTGGCTCCATGTTGGTTTGTAAGGGATAAGAAGCATTACACAATTCACATACAGTGTCCATGATTGATTAAAGCAAACACGAGATCACtactaaaacacagaaaatgaactGGCCTACATAAACATGGCGCACCGAAAAGGGTACCACACTCGAACAATGGAAGGTCTAGGATGGAACAGCAACAATATGAAATGCATATTTTGCTACTTACCACAgccactgagctgcagacaggcacgatgTGAAGAAAGACCAccaaacatttaagctttcaggcAAAAAAGTCATACTTCCAATGTAGACTGGTCTCAGCAGCCGGAGACTGtagccgtttgtgtgtgtgtgtgtgtgtgtgtgggtgtgtgtgtgtgtgtgtgtgtgtgtgtttgctttttcAGAAGGAGAACCTTCTAGTCCAAAAGCTTAAATTGTTTAGTAATATTTTCATTGTGTCCATTTGCAGCTCATCAGTGTGGTGAACAACAACTAGGGCACACTGTAAAAATCGCTTACAACAAGGTCCTCCAGGGGGCAAAAAAAATTGTGTACCATGATGGAAAGCTTCACCATGGCAAATAGTTTAACCTTCTCACTTACAAACTTGAAAAGGGTTTAAATAGCCCATATCAGCCAGCTTCGGTTAACCCACATATGCTTTTACCAACATGTCATTTTACTAGTGATTAGAGAAACCTTCCACATTCCGTAGAAATACAGAGTATGGTATGTAATGTCCTGGCTATAGCAGGGAACTAATTTATgtagattcatctacatctacatccatactccacaagcgacctgacggtgtgtggcaggggtaccttgagtacctgtatcggttctcccttctattccagtct from Schistocerca cancellata isolate TAMUIC-IGC-003103 chromosome 7, iqSchCanc2.1, whole genome shotgun sequence harbors:
- the LOC126092503 gene encoding uncharacterized protein LOC126092503, producing MRRRCAQWVWAWLCVWTAAATAMPPPALPGKRDVFVSRGWGAGGMPFSVLYLPAPVLPAGEPQPQSEQPVSQALTFPNGAEEEDDETDIPEIAEQDAGLPHTAAYRAMELRNARELLQQPLSRKHYSVIPQLFVSYGWGPLGK